The genomic window TCCCTTGAGCCGAGGCGGACCGCCCTCGCGAAGGTCTCGCCCGATGCCGGCGCGTCGATGGTGAAGCGAAGCAGCATGAACACGCCGGCGCAGGCGAGCGCTGCGATCAGAGGCCCGATCAAGCGCTCCATCTCGTGGCTTGCCTGCGAGAAGCCAAACAGCGGCTGGTCGGGGATCCCGAACCAATGCAACTGTCCGGGAAGCGCAAATCCCCACAACAGGAACGTCATGATGGCGACGGACACGAGATTTGCGACCCCCAGGCTGACACCCGAGTAGCGGCCGACCCGCGACATCCCGACCGCCGGTCCGAGCATCGCGTTATGCAGGATCTCGGAATAGACGAACAGCAGATTGAGCGCCATCATGATCACCAACACAGTATGGACCGAAAGTCCGCTGCGGTCCGGCTTCGCCCACCACAGGCTGACCAAGAGCGGCAGCGAGATCAGGATGCAGGCCGCGATCCAAGGCTTTCGCGGGCCCATCCGGTCGAGCGAGGCGCCGAGAAACGGCACTGTCACGGCTCCGACCAATCCTGCAGCAAAGCCGTATCGAGCAAACAGTGTCTGCCCGAGCACGGGATCGCCGATCATGATTTTGCTCACGCTAGTCGATCCAACAATGAATTGAACCTATGGGAAAGCCGAGCCTGAACGCGCATTGATATATTTTGCCTTTCTCCGGAATCATATCCCGTCTCGGAGGCCAAAACGCGAAATTTGGGCTCTCAATTCTATCGTGCACACGAAGCCCCGAGTGCACACGCTCGGCGCCCATCACTAAGTTCCTCTGCAAACTGACGCGTTGTCGCTGAAGCCGTTCCTTTCCCTTGCGACGCGAGCGACACGAAGAAGATGCCAAAGACGACGCACGTTCAACCGCGACCGGGCATGTGCTTCAGCAGTGAAGTGAGCATTGGTCCAACGCTTGAAAAGGTGATCACACGCGCAGCAAGTTAAGCGTGGTTGAGGAAACGCCTCAATAGAGCGTGAGAGACATGATGAAACTGGATCCCCCAGCCGGCCGATCCAGAATGGTCGGATAACCGGGCACATTGGGCGCGAGCCGGCGCGCTCCGGAATACTGACCACTTTGATCGCGCCGATTGCCCGATTGCGAGGCCGAGCGCATCGCCGACACGCTTCAGCTCTGGTTTGACGAGCATACCGCCGACGGCTTCAACGTGATGCCGGCTTATTTCCACGAGGGCTTCGAGGACTTTGTTGAGCTCGTCGTGCCGATCCTGCAGGAGCGCGGGCTGTTCCGTGCGGATCATGAGGGCACGACATTGCGCGATCATCTCGGCCTCGCGCGGCCGGCGAATCCGTTCTTCGCGGCTTAGAGCGCGCCGGCCAAGCGCAGTGCCCGCTCGAGCGCCTGCAACTCGCCGCGTGTCGCCGCCGGCTGTGGCGGCCGCGCCGCGTCGCATGACAGGCGTCCGAGCAGCTTCAGGCAGGCTTTGAGCCGCACGGTCGCGCGTCCTCCGGGCGCATCGCGATAGATCGCGACCGCCAGCGGATAGAGCTTCTCATGCGCGGCACGCGCCCGCTCCCAATCGCCGGCCTCCGCCGCATTCCAGAGGCTCACCACGAGCTCAGGCACGACGCAGGCGAGGCTCACCTGGCTGCCGGCCGAGCCGACGAGATAGCTCGTCAGCAGGTGCTCGTCGCCGGAGCCGAGCACGACGAAGTCCGGTCGCAGCTTGCGGATCAGCCTGAGATTCTGTTCGTAGGCCGCAACCTCCCAGCTGCCTTCCTTCACCGCAACGAAACGGGGATCGGCGACAAGCCGCGTAAGCAGCGGCGGCGCGTAGGCCATCGCGCCCGCGCCGACGGGTGCAACGTAGAGCATTAGCGGCGCGGTCGTGGCATCGCGGATGTAGCGGTGATGCTCGATCACGCAGTCATCGGCGTGGCCGAGCGCCCAGCTGTTGGGTGGAAACACCAGCAGCCCGTCGGCGCCGGCCTGTTGCAGCGCAGCCGCTTCGCGCGCGGACTCCAGGCTCGATTCATGATTGACCCCGGAGACGATCAGGCAGTCCTGCGGCGTGTGCTGGCGCGCCAGCTCCACCACGCGCCGCTTCTCGGCCAGCGACAGCACGAAATTCTCGCCGGCGTGGCCGTTGACGAGGAGCCCACTGATGCCGGGCGCGGACGCCACCGACGCGAGATGCGCTGCGAGCTGCGCCTCGTCGATCTCGAAATCGGGCGTCATCGGCACGATGGTGGCGGCGTGAATGCCGCGCAGGCGGTCGCTGAATGTCCGCATCTTGGCCGATCAATGAATGATCTGATCGAGGAACGTCCGCGCCCGCTCGGACTTCGGATGCTTGAAGAATTCCTCAGGCGCGGCCTGCTCGACCACCTTGCCCTCGTTCATGAATACGATGCGGTCGGCGACCTCGCGGGCAAAGCCCATCT from Bradyrhizobium zhanjiangense includes these protein-coding regions:
- a CDS encoding dihydrodipicolinate synthase family protein; translated protein: MRTFSDRLRGIHAATIVPMTPDFEIDEAQLAAHLASVASAPGISGLLVNGHAGENFVLSLAEKRRVVELARQHTPQDCLIVSGVNHESSLESAREAAALQQAGADGLLVFPPNSWALGHADDCVIEHHRYIRDATTAPLMLYVAPVGAGAMAYAPPLLTRLVADPRFVAVKEGSWEVAAYEQNLRLIRKLRPDFVVLGSGDEHLLTSYLVGSAGSQVSLACVVPELVVSLWNAAEAGDWERARAAHEKLYPLAVAIYRDAPGGRATVRLKACLKLLGRLSCDAARPPQPAATRGELQALERALRLAGAL